The Flexivirga oryzae genome has a segment encoding these proteins:
- a CDS encoding RDD family protein — protein sequence MSTEAADTRPARPLRGGADDLMVTGEAVLIDIPAASLPSRLVAALIDWAIYYLVLIGLILLVTLTSGDSSDATYSTLTLVIIVLCLLIVPVTVETLSRGRSLGKLIMKLRVVRDDGGPIVFRHAFVRGLVGVIELPVTSGVPAVISAAANPRGKRLGDFAAGTYVVREQTGMKLVPPPPAPPYLRDWAIRADLAPLPDGLALAIRQFLVRRAALTPAARAALTDNLMRQVMPLVAPPPPPAHPEDVLSAVLTARSDREMVRLQREQLTRSRLLPPDPLRRPW from the coding sequence ATGTCCACCGAAGCCGCAGACACGCGACCCGCGCGTCCGCTGCGCGGTGGCGCCGACGACCTGATGGTCACCGGCGAGGCGGTGCTGATCGACATACCGGCCGCGAGCCTGCCCAGCCGCCTCGTCGCGGCGCTGATCGACTGGGCGATCTACTACCTGGTCCTCATCGGGTTGATCCTGTTGGTGACGTTAACGTCCGGCGACAGCAGCGACGCCACCTACAGCACGCTCACCCTGGTCATCATCGTGCTCTGCCTGCTGATCGTGCCGGTGACCGTCGAGACCCTCAGCCGCGGCCGGTCGCTGGGCAAGCTGATCATGAAGCTGCGCGTGGTGCGCGACGACGGCGGGCCGATCGTCTTCCGGCACGCCTTCGTGCGCGGCCTGGTCGGGGTGATCGAACTACCTGTCACCAGCGGGGTTCCGGCGGTCATCTCGGCGGCCGCCAACCCGCGGGGCAAACGGTTGGGCGACTTCGCCGCCGGGACGTATGTCGTGCGCGAGCAGACCGGGATGAAGCTGGTGCCGCCGCCACCGGCCCCGCCGTACCTGCGTGACTGGGCGATCCGTGCCGACCTCGCGCCGCTGCCGGACGGGCTGGCCCTGGCGATCCGGCAGTTCCTCGTCCGGCGGGCGGCACTGACCCCGGCCGCACGGGCCGCGCTGACCGACAACCTGATGCGCCAGGTGATGCCGCTGGTCGCGCCACCGCCACCGCCCGCGCACCCCGAGGACGTGCTGTCGGCCGTCCTGACGGCGCGCAGCGACCGGGAGATGGTCCGGTTGCAGCGCGAGCAGCTGACCCGGTCGCGCCTGCTCCCGCCGGACCCGCTCCGCCGCCCCTGGTAA